TAGCACAGATATATGTTAACCAGGCGCGCGAAATTGAGCTGATACCACGGGTAGGTAATCAAAAAATATTGTTAGGTAACGCCGATTCGCTGGATGTTAAATTCCGCAACCTTAAAGCCTTTTACACGCAGGCTTTACCAAAGGTGGGTTGGGACAAGTATAAAGCGCTTAACGTTAAATACACCAACCAGGTAATAGGCATCAAGAACGAAGACAGCAAGACCGACACCACCAGGAAGAAAAGCAATCCGGTAAAAACGGATACAACAACTAAACTGAATAACGATACATCGCAAATAAAACAACAGTAAAATGGACAAGGGTTTATCACAGGAGAAAAGTTCACCAATCATTGTAGGATTGGACATCGGGACTACAAAAATATGCGCCATTGTTGGCCGCCGCAGCAAAAACGGGAAGATAGAGGTATTGGGTATAGGCAAGGCGGAGTCGGCCGGTGTTACCCGTGGTATGGTGTCAAACATTGATAAAACCGTGCAGGGCATATCGCAGGCCGTTGATGTTGCAGGCACACAATCAAATGTTGAAATTAAGGTAGTGAACGTGGGTATTGCAGGGCAGCATATTAAAAGCCTGCAGCACCGTGGCCTGATAACCCGTCGCGATTTGCAAAGCGAAATATCACGCAAGGATATTGATAAGCTGATAGAAGACATGTATAACCTGGTGATGCCCCCGGGTGAAGAGATCATCCATGTACTGCCGCAGGAATTTACTGTTGACAACGAACCCGGCATTAAGGATCCAATCGGTATGGCAGGCGTACGTTTGGAGGCCAACTTCCATATCATATCCGGTCAGGTTACCGCTATTAAAAATATTGTTAAATGCGTAAACAAGGCACACCTGGAAAGTTCAGAGCTCATACTGGAGCCGCTGGCTTCGTCAGAGTCGGTATTGAGCGATGAAGAAAAAGAAGCCGGCGTGGTACTGGTTGATATTGGTGGCGGCACTACTGATGTGGCCATCTTTCATGAAGGTATCATTCGTCATACAGCCGTTATTCCGTTTGGCGGTAACAGCGTAACCGAGGATATCCGCGAGGGCTGTTCAGTAATGCGCAACATTGCTGAGCAACTGAAAGTGCGTTTCGGTTCGGCCTTGGCTGATGAAAACAAAGAGAACGAGATAGTTTGCGTACCGGGTTTGCGCGGTCGTGAGCCTAAAGAAATCTCTGTTAAAAACCTGGCATTCGTTATTCAGGCCCGTATGGAGGAGATTATTGAACATGTGTACTACGAGATCAAATCATCAGGCTACGAGAAAAAACTGATTGCCGGTATTGTAATAACCGGTGGCGGCGCGCAATTGAAACATCTTACCCAACTGGTTGAATATGTAACCGGGCTTGATTGCCGCGTAGGTTACCCTAACGAGCACCTGGCTAAAAATGAGGTTTTACCAAAAGGCATTTACGAAGAGCTACAAAGCCCAACGTTTGCTACCGGTATAGGCCTGCTGATAAAAGGTATTCAGAAAATGGAGTATGATACGCTTACACTTACCGCACCTGTTGTTGCCAAACCCGAAAAGGTGAAATACAGCGCCGGCAGCGAAGAGAAAAAATATGGCCTGCTTAGCAAAATATTAGAAAGCGGAAAAAAGTTTATTAAAGATGATATAAAAGATGAGGACTTTCTGAAGTAATTATTCACAAACGAAAACTTTTCCACAATATCGACAATTGTGGAAAAACATTGTGGAAAAAGTTATAATATTACGATAGAGAATTCTGACTGATCGTCAAAATACATTTAGCTGAAAACAAGAGATATGCAGTTCGAGATGTTAAAAGAAAAATCGTCAATCATCAAAGTAATTGGTGTTGGCGGTGGTGGTGGCAACGCTGTAAACCACATGTACAGGCAGGGAATTACCGGTGTCGACTTCATAATTTGTAATACCGATGCGCAGGCTCTTGAGCTTAGCCCTATCCCCAATAAAGTACAATTAGGCGCCAGCCTTACCGAAGGTATGGGCGCAGGTTCAATACCCGAAGTTGGCAAAAATTCAGCTATCGAGAATATTGACGATATAAAGGAAATGCTTGGCACCAATACCAAAATGCTGTTTATTACAGCAGGTATGGGTGGTGGCACCGGTACAGGCGCAAGCCCTATCATTGCCAAAGCAGCCCGCGAACTGGATATACTCACCGTAGGTATTATAACCACTCCGTTCTCATTTGAAGGCAAACGCCGTAAAATGCAGGCCGAGGAAGGTTTAGAAGAACTTAAGAAATATGTTGACTCTTACCTGGTAATATCAAACGACAGGCTGCGTCAGATATTCGGCAACCTTACCCTGGGTTCGGCATTTGGCCAGGCAGATAATATTTTGACCACGGCTGCCAAAGGTATTGCTGAAATTATTACCCTGCCGGGCTATATAAACGTTGACTTTAAGGATGTGCGCACCGTAATGAAAGATAGCGGTGTAGCCATAATGGGCAGCAGCGCTGCCGATGGTGAAAACCGTGCCCTTAAAGCGGTTGAAGGCGCCCTGGCATCGCCACTTTTAAAAGACAACGAAATTGAAGGTGCACGCTACATCCTGCTCAATATTACCTCGGGCGATAAAGAGGTAACCATGGATGAGGTAAGCGTGATCACTGATTATATTCAGGAAGAAGCCGGCCTTGCCGCCGACCTGATCTGGGGTAACTGCCGCGATGAAAATTTAGGCGATAAAATATCGGTAACGATCATCGCTACCGGTTTCCAAACTAAGGACGAGCGCGAGAAAGAGATCAGCAACAAGAAAGTAGTATCTATGCTGATACCTGAGGATGCGCCGATGGTTAAACCGGTTAACGAATTTATTAACCCGGTTAAGCCCGACGCGGTTGCCGAGCCTTACATGAAAGCTAAGGAAGAGATTAAACAAACCGGTTTATTTGACCTGTTTGCTTCACGCTCAACTGAAGATACCAACGCCCCTGTGGTTAGGCACCAGTTAACGCCTGAAGAGCCTAAAGCAGCAGCCGAGCCTGAGGCTACCGATTTTACTTTCAAAGTAACAGAATCGGTAATGCAATATCATGCCGTTGAGCCTGTACAACCGGAGTCTGAACCAACTCCGGAGCCTGTTGCCGGTGCTGATGATGATAAGACCGAGGAATCAATGGAAGAGCAACTGCGCAAATCGCGCGAGCGCATCATGCGGTTGAAAGACCTGAGCATGAAACTACGCTCAGGCAATCTGCAGGAAATGGAAAACGTTCCGGCTTACAAACGTAAGGAGATCGCGTTGCAGCAAACTCCTGCATCAAACGAAAGCCAGATCTCGCGCTTCTCCTTATTACCTGATGATGAAGGTAAAACTGAGATCAGGAACAACAATTCGTTTCTGCACGACAATGTAGACTAACTATTACCCAAACATATTCATCAAGCCCCTGCATTCCCCTTGCAGGGGCTTTTATTTTGCCATAAAATATCGAACAGCATCGGTAAGCTATCCCCATAAGCAACGCTTATAAATCGAGCATTAAGCCTTTGTTATATGATATTTTAGCAAGAAACAATCTAAATAACTGTCAATCAGTTGAAATGTGGAAAAAATAAGGGTTTTTGAGGTTCATTTTGGCAATCAAAATTTTTTTTTAAATAAAAACAATTTTAGATTAGCTTCAGTAAAACAATTAAACTCAATTATCTAAAAAGGAGTAACCTAAAATGAAAAAATTTAGCGAACTGAAAGAGCTCGTGTCTTCGCTGGAGACTGATGCCGAAAAATTCTACAGTAAAGGCAATAGCGCCGCGGGCACCCGTTTACGCAAAGGTTTGCAGGATCTTAAAAACTTAGCTCAAACTATCCGTTTGGAAGTTCAGGACACCAAGAACAAAGAGTAAGTATTAGGATTTTTTAAAGCACTGACCAATTAAAAACCGGCCGAAGCCGGTTTTTCTGTTTTTATGCTTTTATCTTATTAATTTCAGAAGCTATCGCCTGTTCGGTAGCGCTGCTTACCGGTGCCAGTGGCAGGCGCAGGTTATCGGCACAAATGCCCAATTGCTTTAACGCCGACTTCACCCCTGCCGGGTTGCCCTCTGCAAACATCAGGCGGGTAAATTCAATCAGGCTAAAGTGAGCTTTACGTGCGGTTTTAAAATCACCGGCCAGGCATTGGCGCACCATGTCGCTTAATTCGCGCGGCAGGGCGTTACCAACTACCGAGATCAAGCCGGCCCCACCCATAGCGATCAATGGCAGCGTAACCGGGTCATCGCCTGATATGAACAGGAAATCCTCGGGCATATCGCGCAGTATCTGGTTAAACTGGTCAAAATTACCCGCGGCCTCTTTTATACCGATGATATTATCAAAATCGTTAGCTAAGCGCACGGTAGTTTCGGGAGCAATGTTGCTACCTGTACGGCCCGGTACATTATACAATATTACAGGCAAAGCCGATGCCTGGGCAATGGCCTTATAATGCTGATATATCCCATCCTGCGTTGGTTTGTTATAATATGGGCTTACCGAGAGGATAGCATCATAACCGGTGCTATCAAAACCTTTTATCAACTCCACAACCTCGCGGGTATCATTACCGCCAATACCGGCAACCAGCGGTAAGCGACCGTTGTTTTTCTCCGCAACACACTTAAATATCTTCTTCTTCTCGTCCTTGCTCAGGGTGGCGCTCTCACCGGTTGTACCTAAAACAACGAGGTATTCTACCCCGCCGTCGATTAAATGTTCGATCAGGTTGTTTAACCCGTCGAAGTCTACCTGGCCGTCTGGCTGAAAAGGAGTCACCATCGCTACTCCTGTTCCGAAGAATTTGTTCATCATTATATGCTAAAGCCTGCTAAGATAGCAAAATTGAAAATTGTTGAGCAGATTGGTAGAGATTTTTATTGGTCCATGGTCGATAGTAGATAGACCATTGATGTTATATTTCTTGGAAATATAACATCAATCGCAATCTATTAAATTACAATTATCACCAACGAACTATCAACCTTGTGTATCTGAACCATTGACCATGAACTATAGACCATGGATTGCGAAGTAATTAACACTCGAAAAATCTTATTAACACGCTATAAATATTTCGTTATAAATCATAACTTTGCGCTCCGAATAGTATCCTGTTAAAGGAATGCTGTACAACACACTAAAATATTTTAATATCAGGTTATAATATGCCAAACACTGGAAAAATATCGCGGATCATCGGTCCCGTAGTTGACGTAAGCTTTAGCGAAGGCACTCTTCCTAAAATTTACAGCGCTTTAGAGATCACTAAACAAAACGGTCAGACAATTGTGCTTGAGGTACAACAACACCTTGGCGAAGACAGGGTACGTGCCATAGCCATGGATTCAACCGATGGTTTATTACGCGGTATGCCTGTTATCGACTTAGGCTCAGGTATTAAAATGCCTGTTGGCGAAGCTATCAAAGGCCGTGTATTTAACGTTGTTGGTGACCCTATTGACGGTATCGCAGCGCTTGACAAAACGAATGGCCGTGCTATACACAACCAGCCACCACGTTTTGAAGACCTGTCAACCGAAAGCGAAGTATTGTTTACCGGTATTAAGGTTATCGATTTATTGGAGCCTTACGCTAAAGGTGGTAAAATTGGTTTGTTTGGTGGTGCGGGTGTAGGTAAAACGGTATTGATCCAGGAGCTGATCAACAACATAGCGAAAGCGTATTCAGGTTTATCAGTATTTGCCGGTGTAGGCGAGCGTACCCGTGAAGGTAATGACCTTTTACGTGAGATGCTTGAATCAGGCATTATAAAATATGGTGATGAGTTTATGCACTCAATGGAAGAAGGCGGCTGGGACTTAACTAAAGTTGATGCCGAAGCTTTGAAAGATTCAAAAGCAACCTTCGTGTTCGGTCAGATGAACGAGCCTCCTGGCGCACGTGCACGTGTGGCGCTTTCAGGCTTAACTATTGCTGAGTACTTCCGCGATGGTGATGAGGAAGGTGGCAAAGGCCGTGATATCCTTTTCTTTATTGATAACATTTTCCGTTTCACCCAGGCAGGTTCTGAAGTATCGGCACTATTAGGCCGTATGCCATCAGCGGTAGGTTACCAGCCAACCCTGGCTACCGAGATGGGTTTGATGCAGGAGCGTATCACCTCTACCAAACGTGGTTCAATTACATCAGTACAGGCCGTTTACGTACCTGCGGATGACTTGACCGACCCTGCGCCGGCCACAACCTTCGCTCACTTGGATGCTACTACTGTACTTTCACGTAAAATTGCCGAGTTAGGTATCTACCCTGCG
This Mucilaginibacter defluvii DNA region includes the following protein-coding sequences:
- the ftsA gene encoding cell division protein FtsA; this translates as MDKGLSQEKSSPIIVGLDIGTTKICAIVGRRSKNGKIEVLGIGKAESAGVTRGMVSNIDKTVQGISQAVDVAGTQSNVEIKVVNVGIAGQHIKSLQHRGLITRRDLQSEISRKDIDKLIEDMYNLVMPPGEEIIHVLPQEFTVDNEPGIKDPIGMAGVRLEANFHIISGQVTAIKNIVKCVNKAHLESSELILEPLASSESVLSDEEKEAGVVLVDIGGGTTDVAIFHEGIIRHTAVIPFGGNSVTEDIREGCSVMRNIAEQLKVRFGSALADENKENEIVCVPGLRGREPKEISVKNLAFVIQARMEEIIEHVYYEIKSSGYEKKLIAGIVITGGGAQLKHLTQLVEYVTGLDCRVGYPNEHLAKNEVLPKGIYEELQSPTFATGIGLLIKGIQKMEYDTLTLTAPVVAKPEKVKYSAGSEEKKYGLLSKILESGKKFIKDDIKDEDFLK
- the ftsZ gene encoding cell division protein FtsZ — protein: MQFEMLKEKSSIIKVIGVGGGGGNAVNHMYRQGITGVDFIICNTDAQALELSPIPNKVQLGASLTEGMGAGSIPEVGKNSAIENIDDIKEMLGTNTKMLFITAGMGGGTGTGASPIIAKAARELDILTVGIITTPFSFEGKRRKMQAEEGLEELKKYVDSYLVISNDRLRQIFGNLTLGSAFGQADNILTTAAKGIAEIITLPGYINVDFKDVRTVMKDSGVAIMGSSAADGENRALKAVEGALASPLLKDNEIEGARYILLNITSGDKEVTMDEVSVITDYIQEEAGLAADLIWGNCRDENLGDKISVTIIATGFQTKDEREKEISNKKVVSMLIPEDAPMVKPVNEFINPVKPDAVAEPYMKAKEEIKQTGLFDLFASRSTEDTNAPVVRHQLTPEEPKAAAEPEATDFTFKVTESVMQYHAVEPVQPESEPTPEPVAGADDDKTEESMEEQLRKSRERIMRLKDLSMKLRSGNLQEMENVPAYKRKEIALQQTPASNESQISRFSLLPDDEGKTEIRNNNSFLHDNVD
- a CDS encoding histone H1; this encodes MKKFSELKELVSSLETDAEKFYSKGNSAAGTRLRKGLQDLKNLAQTIRLEVQDTKNKE
- the dapA gene encoding 4-hydroxy-tetrahydrodipicolinate synthase, encoding MNKFFGTGVAMVTPFQPDGQVDFDGLNNLIEHLIDGGVEYLVVLGTTGESATLSKDEKKKIFKCVAEKNNGRLPLVAGIGGNDTREVVELIKGFDSTGYDAILSVSPYYNKPTQDGIYQHYKAIAQASALPVILYNVPGRTGSNIAPETTVRLANDFDNIIGIKEAAGNFDQFNQILRDMPEDFLFISGDDPVTLPLIAMGGAGLISVVGNALPRELSDMVRQCLAGDFKTARKAHFSLIEFTRLMFAEGNPAGVKSALKQLGICADNLRLPLAPVSSATEQAIASEINKIKA
- the atpD gene encoding F0F1 ATP synthase subunit beta, with translation MPNTGKISRIIGPVVDVSFSEGTLPKIYSALEITKQNGQTIVLEVQQHLGEDRVRAIAMDSTDGLLRGMPVIDLGSGIKMPVGEAIKGRVFNVVGDPIDGIAALDKTNGRAIHNQPPRFEDLSTESEVLFTGIKVIDLLEPYAKGGKIGLFGGAGVGKTVLIQELINNIAKAYSGLSVFAGVGERTREGNDLLREMLESGIIKYGDEFMHSMEEGGWDLTKVDAEALKDSKATFVFGQMNEPPGARARVALSGLTIAEYFRDGDEEGGKGRDILFFIDNIFRFTQAGSEVSALLGRMPSAVGYQPTLATEMGLMQERITSTKRGSITSVQAVYVPADDLTDPAPATTFAHLDATTVLSRKIAELGIYPAVDPLDSTSRILSPAILGDEHYNTAQRVKETLQRYKELQDIIAILGMDELSEEDKLVVSRARRVQRFLSQPFHVAEQFTGLKGVLVDIKETIKGFNMIMDGEVDEYPEAAFNLVGNIEDAIEKGKKLLAEANA